The following are encoded together in the Anopheles nili chromosome 3, idAnoNiliSN_F5_01, whole genome shotgun sequence genome:
- the LOC128727277 gene encoding heterogeneous nuclear ribonucleoprotein U-like protein 2 — protein sequence MDLAKLKVADLKAELAARNLDTKGVKAVLLERLKEALERESSSSANANVDMTSQYLMQQQHQEKLLMIQRQQKEQQQLLFQQQHMKQQLLQQQRDETELLQMAAEMHAEEQQFIEDLSMPSNRRVDTPVRRRSVRRSMTRSPSPTNSSADNPHASLMGSARKRGRSRSMTKSPSPQRLMSEAPCLASVQEEEPDPVVAGTEQRLVTEEPTPQPTVVPCDELPSVPDDTPSEQKAPSEASTEPVSAMEVEEYKESLEPVLTAKQEVKVEEEVKPPPAVETVDETALVEASVPASKQEEEPTEGDDTKAKPDESANNPVAANESDEKAPAKAAEDAPSETAKTDGAKTNDKKDSSQNQAQNSMIEFVSEEVEPQLPEEAANTFTLSWYDSNLNMVIDDKDLLSAKTLSDGIFGLVWAGARASRGVLGGKVFYEVLVTDNLLPATKSRFVPDGETPTLEMRLGWSTAVEGKLQLGETEHSYGYSSCGKKVTGGNFEQYGVAYGKNDVVGVYLDMESSPCRMQFTVNRVRQGEAFEFEKDSLDGKALFPHVYAKNLAFKVNFGTVSEGFPLSAEEKKAPSNTEQSAATETPKEEAKENDGDNTATEAKAMEEDGKEEIKPDTDKDADTKKDEEEKKDEPAVATDEAVPPAEPVVVESVPFDEDFKFLNRFTEENEELVAEGLKGPSARDCCELIMTIGLPGCGKTNWLQQYLKDNPDSTFTLLSIESLLENMKVLGKAREPSNTPEWQKIIEQLSRNMARLIEVACKRRRHFIIDQTNVFASEQKRRLKRFGGFKTRRAVAIVPSMEEYKRRYDLKVAQYGKEVPETSLNTMKANMFVPSLEQNWYTELVFPELAEAEAQEVIKKFNEEGRKLLPPRRNRANQSNRQKHNNANANSNYTSRWNHNNRQQGGGQQYGKNRYGGGGGGGGQGGGYGNRYGNKSTDVQYGHHRAGDYRSGNGYGRRDDHHRGGNYGSGGNRYDSWTRNSGGGGGGYYNDRGYSNRGYHQQQQDHSNNRYDGRRRDRRGYNNGSGWNSQGGQSQQWNSYPKSGNSDSWYLWWQSNLNNLLAPNGSNDDASGSSSAQWNQYGGGAQHSSSSYGGYNSKGSGGGGGGSTSMS from the exons ATGGATTTAGCCAAACTCAAGGTGGCCGACCTTAAGGCCGAGCTTGCTGCGCGAAACCTAGATACCAAAGGTGTGAAAGCGGTGCTATTGGAGCGCTTGAAGGAGGCACTCGAACGAGAATCGAGCTCTTCCGCCAACGCCAACGTCGATATGACTTCACAGTATCtaatgcaacagcagcaccaggaAAAGCTGCTAATGATACAACGGCAGCAGaaggaacagcagcaactcctttttcaacagcaacataTGAAGCAGCAGCTtcttcagcagcagcgtgaCGAGACCGAGCTGCTGCAGATGGCTGCCGAGATGCACGCCGAAGAGCAGCAGTTCATCGAGGATCTTTCCATGCCCA gTAACCGACGCGTCGATACACCGGTTAGAAGGCGCAGTGTGAGGCGCTCAATGACAAGATCGCCATCCCCGACAAACAGTTCCGCGGACAATCCACACGCGTCACTGATGGGAAGTGCACGCAAACGGGGCCGATCACGATCAATGACAAAGTCACCCTCTCCGCAGCGGCTCATGAGCGAAGCGCCCTGTTTGGCGTCGGTGCAAGAAGAAGAACCGGACCCGGTTGTCGCAGGGACCGAGCAGCGGTTAGTCACAGAGGAACCGACGCCCCAGCCGACCGTGGTTCCCTGTGACGAACTGCCTTCCGTACCCGATGATACACCCTCGGAGCAAAAGGCACCGTCCGAGGCGTCGACGGAGCCTGTTTCCGCTATGGAGGTCGAAGAATACAAAGAATCCCTCGAGCCGGTGTTAACGGCGAAGCAGGAAGTAAAGGTAGAAGAAGAGGTCAAGCCTCCTCCGGCGGTTGAAACGGTTGACGAGACGGCACTGGTCGAAGCATCGGTGCCTGCGAGCAAGCAAGAGGAGGAACCAACGGAGGGTGACGACACGAAAGCTAAACCGGACGAGTCTGCCAACAACCCAGTGGCAGCAAATGAATCCGACGAGAAGGCACCCGCTAAGGCCGCCGAGGATGCGCCCAGCGAGACAGCAAAGACGGACGGCGCTAAAACAAACGACAAGAAGGACTCGTCACAGAACCAGGCACAGAACAGCATGATTGAGTTTGTGTCGGAAGAGGTCGAGCCGCAGTTGCCGGAGGAGGCTGCTAACACGTTCACGCTCAGTTGGT ATGATTCCAACCTGAACATGGTCATCGATGACAAGGATCTGCTTTCGGCGAAAACCCTCTCCGACGGTATATTCGGGCTGGTATGGGCCGGTGCCCGTGCGAGTAGGGGCGTCCTTGGCGGGAAGGTGTTTTACGAAGTATTAGTAACGGACAATTTGTTACCGGCCACAAAGTCACGGTTTGTTCCGGATGGTGAAACGCCGACGCTGGAGATGCGATTGGGCTGGTCGACGGCCGTTGAGGGCAAGCTGCAGCTCGGCGAAACGGAACACTCGTACGGATACTCCAGCTGCGGAAAGAAGGTGACCGGCGGAAACTTTGAACAGTACGGCGTGGCATACGGCAAGAACGATGTGGTCGGTGTATACCTGGACATGGAGTCGTCTCCGTGCAGGATGCAGTTCACCGTGAACCGCGTGCGGCAGGGCGAGGCGTTCGAGTTCGAGAAGGACAGCTTGGACGGCAAGGCGCTGTTTCCGCATGTCTATGCGAAGAATCTGGCGTTCAAAGTAAACTTTGGCACGGTGTCGGAAGGTTTCCCCTTGAGTGCCGAGGAGAAGAAGGCCCCCTCAAACACGGAGCAATCGGCGGCCACCGAAACGCCCAAGgaagaagcgaaggaaaacgatgGAGACAATACGGCGACGGAAGCGAAGGCGATGGAAGAGGATGGCAaggaggaaataaaaccgGACACGGATAAGGACGCGGACACGAAGAAGGacgaggaagagaaaaaagacgaGCCGGCGGTAGCGACCGATGAAGCGGTTCCACCGGCCGAACCTGTGGTTGTCGAAAGTGTACCTTTTGATGAAGATTTTAAATTTCTGAACCGTTTTACCGAGGAAAATGAGGAGCTCGTCGCCGAAGGGCTGAAGGGACCGTCGGCGAGGGACTGTTGCGAG cttATCATGACGATCGGACTTCCGGGATGTGGAAAAACTAACTGGTTGCAACAGTATCTGAAGGACAACCCGGACAGCACGTTCACGCTGCTGAGCATCGAAAGTTTGCTGGAAAACATGAAG GTTTTGGGTAAAGCTCGCGAACCTTCCAACACTCCCGAGTGGCAAAAGATAATCGAGCAGCTGTCTCGCAACATGGCTCGGTTGATCGAAGTAGCCTGCAAACGCCGACGACATTTCATCATCGATCAG aCAAATGTGTTTGCATCAGAGCAGAAGCGACGCTTGAAGCGATTCGGTGGATTTAAGACACGCCGTGCTGTGGCGATCGTGCCCAGCATGGAAGAGTACAAACGACGGTATGATCTAAAGGTTGCCCAGTACGGCAAGGAAGTACCTGAAACGTCTCTCAATACAATGAAGG CCAACATGTTTGTGCCATCGCTCGAACAAAACTGGTACACCGAGCTCGTGTTTCCCGAGCTGGCGGAAGCGGAAGCACAGGAAGTGATCAAAAAGTTCAACGAGGAAGGCCGGAAGCTGTTGCCACCGCGCAGAAACCGTGCCAACCAGTCGAACCGCCAGAAGCACaacaacgcgaacgcgaacagcAACTACACGTCACGCTGGAACCACAACAATCGCCAGCAAGGCGGTGGCCAGCAGTACGGCAAGAACCGgtatggtggtggtggtggtggcggcggccaGGGTGGGGGTTATGGCAACCGGTACGGTAACAAATCGACCGACGTGCAGTACGGCCACCACCGTGCTGGGGATTATCGCAGCGGCAATGGATACGGTCGCCGGGACGATCATCATCGTGGGGGAAATTATGGCAGTGGAGGCAACCGGTACGATTCGTGGACTCGTAAtagcggtggtggaggtggagg ATATTACAACGATCGTGGCTATTCCAACCGTGGCtatcatcagcaacagcaggatcATTCCAATAACCGATACGATGGACGTCGTCGCGATCGTCGGG GATATAACAACGGTTCGGGATGGAATTCGCAAGGTGGACAGTCGCAGCAGTGGAACAGCTATCCCAAGTCGGGCAACTCGGATTCGTGGTACTTATGGTGGCAA TCGAACCTGAACAACCTACTTGCACCGAACGGCAGCAACGACGACGCATCCGGTTCGTCCTCGGCCCAATGGAATCAGTACGGTGGTGGGGCGCAGCATTCGTCCTCGTCATACGGTGGCTACAACTCGAAGGGTtccggtggcggcggtggcggttcCACCAGCATGTCGTAA